A region from the Saccharomonospora azurea NA-128 genome encodes:
- a CDS encoding gluconeogenesis factor YvcK family protein, which yields MRAVALGGGHGLHATLSALRRITADVTAVVTVADDGGSSGRLRRELGLLPPGDLRQALAALAAAEDGGTLWAEVFQHRFGGTGALTGHAVGNLLLAGLFEVLGDPVAGLDEAAKLLGITGRVLPMSAEPLEIEAEVTGLENGAVSRIRGQVAVASTPGRVRRISLHNPGRPHWPPVACRDAVEAVLEADAVFLGPGSWFTSVLPHLLVPDLHDALLTTSATKIVILNLIPQPGETAGFSPERHLHVLFEHAPRLKVDAVIADRDSVPTPARLRRAAEALGGRAHLASVAAPGGAGRHDPDALAGCVREALGLAESVEEGQ from the coding sequence ATGCGTGCCGTCGCGCTCGGCGGAGGGCATGGGTTGCACGCGACGCTCTCGGCGTTGCGACGGATCACGGCCGACGTCACCGCGGTCGTGACCGTCGCCGACGACGGGGGTTCCTCCGGGCGGTTACGACGGGAGCTCGGCCTGCTGCCTCCCGGTGATCTCCGGCAGGCGCTCGCCGCGCTCGCCGCCGCGGAGGACGGCGGCACGCTCTGGGCGGAGGTGTTCCAGCACCGGTTCGGCGGCACGGGGGCGTTGACCGGCCACGCTGTCGGCAACCTGTTGCTCGCCGGGCTGTTCGAGGTGCTCGGCGATCCCGTGGCGGGGCTCGACGAGGCGGCGAAACTGCTCGGCATCACCGGGCGGGTGCTGCCGATGTCGGCCGAGCCGTTGGAGATCGAGGCGGAGGTCACGGGACTGGAGAACGGCGCGGTCAGCCGGATCCGCGGGCAGGTCGCCGTGGCCAGCACCCCGGGCCGGGTCCGCCGGATCAGCCTGCACAATCCGGGCCGCCCGCATTGGCCGCCCGTGGCGTGCCGGGACGCCGTGGAGGCGGTGCTGGAGGCCGACGCGGTGTTCCTGGGCCCCGGCTCGTGGTTCACGAGCGTGTTGCCGCACCTGCTGGTGCCCGACCTGCACGACGCGCTCCTCACCACCTCCGCCACGAAGATCGTGATCCTGAACCTGATCCCCCAACCCGGAGAGACGGCTGGCTTCTCACCGGAACGGCACCTGCACGTACTCTTCGAACACGCTCCCCGGCTCAAAGTGGATGCGGTGATCGCCGACCGCGACTCCGTACCCACCCCCGCGCGGTTGCGCCGTGCGGCGGAGGCGCTGGGTGGGCGGGCGCATCTGGCGTCGGTCGCCGCCCCCGGTGGGGCCGGCAGGCATGATCCGGATGCCTTGGCGGGCTGTGTGCGAGAGGCTCTCGGCCTGGCCGAGAGCGTGGAGGAGGGGCAGTAG
- the whiA gene encoding DNA-binding protein WhiA translates to MAMTAAVKDELSRVEITKTGPRRSEVSALLRFAGGLHIVAGRVVVEAELDTGSVARRLRKEIHELYGYTSDVHVITSGGLRRGTRYVVRVVKEGDGLARQTGLIDQRGRPVRGLPAAVVSGGVADAEAAWRGAFLAHGSLTEPGRSSSLEVTCPGPEAALALVGAARRMGIQAKSREVRGADRVVVRDGDAIGALLTRLGAHSSVLAWEERRMRREVRATANRLANFDDANLRRSARAAVAAAARVQRALEILGDTAPDHLLAAGKLRLTNRQASLEELGQLSDPPMTKDAVAGRIRRLLAMADKRAKEIGVPDTESAVTQELLEESL, encoded by the coding sequence ATGGCGATGACGGCGGCGGTCAAGGACGAGCTCAGCCGCGTGGAGATCACCAAGACCGGCCCGCGCCGGTCGGAGGTGTCGGCGCTGTTGCGGTTCGCGGGCGGGCTGCACATCGTCGCCGGACGGGTCGTCGTCGAGGCCGAGCTCGACACGGGGTCGGTGGCGCGCCGGTTGCGCAAGGAGATCCACGAGCTGTACGGGTACACGTCGGACGTCCACGTGATCACCTCGGGCGGGTTGCGCAGGGGCACCCGCTACGTGGTGCGGGTGGTGAAGGAAGGCGACGGCCTGGCGCGGCAGACCGGACTGATCGACCAGCGGGGCCGTCCGGTGCGGGGTCTGCCCGCGGCGGTCGTCTCGGGAGGGGTGGCCGACGCCGAGGCGGCGTGGCGGGGTGCGTTCCTCGCGCACGGGTCGCTGACGGAACCCGGCCGGTCGTCGTCGCTGGAGGTCACGTGCCCGGGTCCGGAGGCCGCGCTGGCGCTCGTGGGTGCGGCCCGGCGGATGGGCATCCAGGCGAAGTCCCGGGAGGTGCGCGGAGCCGACCGCGTGGTGGTGCGTGACGGCGACGCCATCGGCGCGCTGCTCACGAGGTTGGGTGCGCACTCCAGCGTGCTCGCGTGGGAGGAACGGCGGATGCGCCGCGAGGTCCGGGCCACGGCCAACCGGCTCGCGAACTTCGACGACGCGAACCTGCGCCGGTCGGCGAGGGCTGCCGTGGCCGCGGCGGCGCGCGTGCAACGCGCCCTGGAGATCCTCGGCGACACCGCCCCGGATCACCTGCTCGCCGCGGGCAAGCTGCGCCTGACCAACCGGCAGGCGTCCCTGGAGGAGCTCGGGCAGCTGTCCGACCCGCCCATGACGAAGGACGCCGTCGCCGGGCGGATCCGTCGCCTGTTGGCGATGGCCGACAAGCGGGCCAAGGAGATCGGGGTGCCGGACACCGAGTCCGCCGTCACCCAGGAGCTGCTGGAGGAGAGCCTCTAG
- a CDS encoding glucosyl-3-phosphoglycerate synthase, giving the protein MDTTRIGLDPNAELALSPRVRSWLRRRSSRADDWTAAQLAPLKGSRTVSVVIPARNEEETVGQIVRTIRTTLVEDNPLVDEVLVVDSRSRDATARVAAEAGARVVSQDDVLRPLPGMHGKGEALWKGLAATAGDLVVFVDGDLYDFTAGYVIGLLGPLLTDPEVDYVKGFYHRPLVNGSHTDADGGGRVTELVARPLLNMYWPDLAGFVQPLAGEYAGRREVLESIPFVTHYGVEVGHLIDLLRWRGLDALAQVDLGMRTHRHQGTQALGRMSGQIMLTIMDRLDRSGRLVAQEAPSTLLAQFRRAAEGARELVVTDLAVQERPPLRTVRTPAGQVPPCT; this is encoded by the coding sequence GTGGACACGACACGTATCGGCTTGGACCCGAATGCCGAACTCGCTCTCTCCCCACGGGTCCGCTCCTGGTTACGGCGCAGATCGTCGCGCGCCGACGACTGGACGGCCGCGCAGCTGGCGCCGCTGAAGGGGAGTCGCACCGTCAGCGTCGTCATTCCGGCGCGCAACGAGGAGGAGACGGTCGGACAGATCGTGCGGACGATCCGCACGACGCTCGTCGAGGACAATCCCCTCGTCGACGAGGTACTCGTCGTCGATTCCCGCTCGCGCGACGCCACCGCCCGGGTGGCCGCCGAGGCCGGTGCGCGGGTGGTCTCGCAGGACGACGTGCTGCGGCCGTTGCCCGGCATGCACGGCAAGGGCGAGGCGTTGTGGAAGGGGCTCGCCGCCACGGCGGGCGACCTCGTGGTCTTCGTCGACGGCGATCTCTACGACTTCACGGCGGGCTACGTCATCGGTCTGCTCGGGCCGCTGCTGACCGACCCGGAGGTGGACTACGTCAAGGGCTTCTACCACCGGCCGCTGGTGAACGGGTCCCACACCGACGCCGACGGCGGCGGGCGGGTGACCGAGCTCGTCGCGCGCCCGCTGCTGAACATGTACTGGCCGGACCTCGCGGGATTCGTCCAGCCGCTGGCGGGCGAGTACGCGGGCAGGCGGGAGGTGTTGGAGAGCATCCCGTTCGTCACGCACTACGGCGTGGAGGTCGGTCACCTCATCGATCTCCTGCGGTGGCGGGGACTGGACGCGCTCGCCCAGGTGGATCTCGGTATGCGCACCCACCGGCACCAGGGCACTCAGGCGCTGGGGCGGATGTCGGGCCAGATCATGTTGACGATCATGGACCGGCTCGACCGCAGCGGTCGCCTTGTGGCGCAGGAGGCGCCGTCCACGCTGCTGGCGCAGTTCCGTCGCGCGGCCGAGGGGGCCCGCGAGCTCGTGGTGACCGATCTCGCCGTGCAGGAGCGGCCTCCGCTGCGCACGGTCCGCACTCCGGCAGGGCAGGTGCCGCCGTGCACGTGA
- a CDS encoding PPOX class F420-dependent oxidoreductase, translated as MDRAEWWSFAREGTRTAKVGVVTSRGTPHVTPVWFTLTDSGGDAVVFTTGTGTVKGRALRRDPRVSIVVDDERAPYSFVQFTAEASLSDDVETMFPWAVRIAERYMGPEEAEEFGRRNAVPGEMLVMARITKVVAYAALAE; from the coding sequence ATGGATCGAGCCGAGTGGTGGTCCTTCGCCCGGGAAGGGACGCGGACGGCCAAGGTGGGCGTGGTGACCTCACGGGGCACTCCGCACGTCACGCCGGTCTGGTTCACGCTGACCGACTCCGGTGGCGACGCCGTCGTCTTCACCACCGGGACCGGCACCGTGAAGGGCCGGGCCCTGCGCCGCGACCCACGCGTGTCGATCGTGGTGGACGACGAACGCGCGCCGTACTCGTTCGTGCAGTTCACGGCCGAGGCGAGCCTGTCCGACGACGTGGAGACCATGTTCCCGTGGGCGGTGCGCATCGCCGAGCGGTACATGGGTCCTGAGGAGGCGGAGGAGTTCGGCAGACGCAACGCCGTGCCCGGAGAGATGCTCGTGATGGCTCGGATCACGAAGGTCGTGGCGTACGCCGCGCTCGCCGAGTAG
- a CDS encoding DUF5914 domain-containing protein, giving the protein MVERRRTVRGLAAAAVRKWPESWPLRPLPRQDWARQRPTVGQADVAVIDAAVKRAQARPSGNWFVVADSRLVRADRPYGMTVAGRELVAWRAEDGRVVVGSGVCPHLGAPLAEGRVVEHRLVCRWHGLALPASGLPGWGWCPLPAYDDGVLVWVRLDDVDGEPPTDRPVVPERPALDTALSAVTRVDGVCEPVDVVANRLDPWHGAWFHPYSFARLRVVEIPDAGNGRDRFTVDVTFRVGPRFGVPVVAEFTCPEPRTVLMRIVSGEGEGSVVETHATPLGPGPDGRPRSAVIEAVVATSPRTGFVLARRLAPALRPAVRAAARRLWRDDLAYAQRRYALRRGD; this is encoded by the coding sequence GTGGTCGAACGACGACGGACGGTACGGGGACTGGCCGCTGCGGCGGTGCGGAAGTGGCCCGAGTCGTGGCCCCTGCGTCCGCTGCCGCGCCAGGACTGGGCGCGGCAGCGGCCCACGGTGGGGCAGGCCGACGTCGCGGTGATCGACGCGGCGGTCAAGCGCGCGCAGGCGCGCCCGTCGGGGAACTGGTTCGTCGTCGCCGACTCCCGGCTCGTGCGGGCCGACCGGCCCTACGGCATGACGGTGGCGGGCCGCGAACTCGTCGCCTGGCGGGCGGAGGACGGCCGGGTCGTCGTCGGCTCCGGCGTGTGCCCGCACCTCGGGGCGCCCCTGGCGGAGGGCCGGGTCGTCGAGCATCGGCTCGTGTGCCGGTGGCACGGTCTCGCCCTGCCTGCCTCCGGTCTGCCGGGCTGGGGCTGGTGTCCACTGCCCGCCTACGACGACGGCGTGCTCGTGTGGGTGCGGCTCGACGATGTCGACGGCGAGCCGCCCACGGATCGCCCCGTGGTGCCCGAACGCCCCGCGCTCGACACGGCGCTGTCGGCGGTGACCCGCGTCGACGGCGTGTGCGAGCCCGTGGACGTGGTCGCCAACCGGCTCGACCCCTGGCACGGCGCGTGGTTCCATCCGTACTCGTTCGCCCGGCTGCGGGTCGTGGAGATTCCGGACGCCGGGAACGGGCGCGACCGGTTCACGGTGGACGTCACTTTCCGCGTCGGCCCGCGTTTCGGCGTGCCGGTCGTCGCGGAGTTCACGTGCCCGGAGCCGCGGACCGTGCTCATGCGCATCGTCTCGGGCGAGGGGGAGGGCAGTGTCGTCGAGACGCACGCGACCCCGCTCGGCCCCGGCCCCGACGGTCGGCCGCGTTCGGCCGTGATCGAGGCCGTCGTGGCGACCTCACCGCGCACGGGATTTGTGCTCGCGCGCCGCCTCGCGCCCGCCCTGCGACCCGCGGTGCGGGCGGCGGCCCGGCGACTGTGGCGCGACGACCTCGCCTACGCGCAACGCCGCTACGCTCTGCGTCGCGGCGACTGA
- a CDS encoding MSMEG_6728 family protein, protein MQTFLPYPDFAETARVLDQRRLGKQRVETLQVLRALTVPGHGWRRHPAVRMWAGYEEALTRYGLAMCEHWSALGRADTCAVKLVADLSGALGITTVRDQNALAAAGELPPWFGDEDFHRSHRSSLVRKDPEHYRPLFPDVPDDLPYVWPASDRPQLTAPEEPTEAEEPRKAGKAGKRSGRQSPRRRA, encoded by the coding sequence GTGCAGACGTTCCTGCCGTATCCCGACTTCGCCGAGACCGCCCGTGTGCTCGATCAGCGGCGACTCGGCAAGCAACGCGTCGAGACGCTCCAGGTGTTGCGGGCGCTGACCGTGCCGGGCCACGGCTGGCGGCGACATCCCGCCGTGCGCATGTGGGCGGGCTACGAGGAGGCGCTCACCCGGTACGGCCTGGCCATGTGCGAGCACTGGAGCGCCCTGGGGCGCGCCGACACGTGTGCGGTCAAGCTCGTCGCCGACCTCTCCGGCGCCTTGGGCATCACGACGGTGCGCGACCAGAACGCGCTGGCCGCCGCAGGAGAACTGCCACCCTGGTTCGGCGACGAGGACTTCCACCGCAGCCACCGGTCGTCGCTGGTGCGCAAGGACCCCGAGCACTACCGTCCGCTCTTCCCCGACGTACCGGACGACCTGCCGTACGTGTGGCCGGCGTCGGACCGGCCCCAGCTCACCGCACCCGAGGAGCCCACGGAAGCCGAGGAGCCCAGGAAGGCCGGTAAGGCAGGGAAGAGGTCGGGCCGTCAGTCGCCGCGACGCAGAGCGTAG
- a CDS encoding FAD-dependent oxidoreductase, with protein MTTTVGRDPRRETLPAVPGTARVSPGHRVVVVGGGIAGLAAATGLAERGVDVDVVERRPYLGGRVGGWTVPLPDGSRTGMSRGFHAFFRQYYNLRALLARAESRTGSPLLHPVADYPLVDAHGRLDSFRALPRTPPWNALAFALRSPTFGASALLRVAARQALPLTDVRVPDVYAALDHLDAATFLDRVRFPEAARHLAFDVFSRSFFAPPDRFSAAELAVMFHLYFLGSAEGLVFDVPDRPFHTLWEPLGAYLADHGVRLRTGVAVERIDSGPDGFDVHAGGATTRADALVLATDVPGLRRLVAASPELGPPPWRERIAGLGSAPPFCVLRAWLDRPVDATRPAFLATGGRPPLDNVSVLDRYDADAAAWARRTGGSVVEVHAYAVADGDEPAVRRETERRLWQRLREVYPETRTARAVAEHSVWDADCPLFAPGSFGARPGVTTPVPGVVLAGDGIRVDLPVALMERAATTGWLAANHLLAGWGTAGHELVTVPRRGRNRALRALAARYRTRPGEGGRVAGEHVPV; from the coding sequence GTGACCACCACCGTCGGCCGGGACCCTCGCCGGGAAACGCTGCCCGCCGTTCCGGGAACGGCCCGGGTGTCGCCGGGACACCGGGTCGTGGTGGTCGGCGGCGGGATCGCGGGACTCGCCGCGGCCACCGGACTGGCCGAGCGCGGTGTGGACGTGGACGTCGTCGAGCGCCGGCCCTACCTCGGGGGCCGGGTCGGCGGCTGGACGGTGCCGCTGCCCGATGGCAGCCGCACCGGCATGAGCCGGGGTTTCCACGCCTTCTTCCGCCAGTACTACAACCTGCGGGCGCTGCTGGCCCGCGCCGAGAGCCGGACAGGGTCACCGCTGCTGCACCCGGTCGCCGACTATCCCCTCGTCGACGCCCACGGGCGGCTCGACTCGTTCCGGGCGCTGCCCCGCACTCCGCCGTGGAACGCCCTGGCCTTCGCGCTGCGCAGCCCGACCTTCGGTGCGTCCGCGTTGCTGCGTGTCGCGGCGCGCCAGGCCCTGCCGCTCACCGACGTGCGGGTTCCCGACGTCTACGCCGCCCTCGATCACCTCGACGCCGCCACGTTCCTCGACCGGGTGCGGTTCCCCGAGGCCGCCCGGCACCTGGCGTTCGACGTGTTCTCGCGGAGCTTCTTCGCCCCACCGGACCGGTTCTCCGCCGCCGAACTGGCCGTGATGTTCCACCTCTACTTCCTCGGGTCGGCCGAGGGGCTGGTGTTCGACGTCCCGGACCGGCCGTTCCACACCCTGTGGGAGCCGCTCGGGGCCTATCTCGCCGACCACGGTGTCCGGCTGCGCACCGGTGTCGCCGTCGAGCGGATCGACTCCGGGCCCGACGGCTTCGACGTCCATGCCGGAGGCGCGACGACCAGGGCCGACGCACTCGTGCTGGCGACGGACGTCCCCGGCCTTCGCCGGCTGGTGGCGGCCTCGCCCGAGCTCGGTCCCCCGCCGTGGCGCGAACGGATCGCGGGGCTCGGCAGCGCACCGCCGTTCTGTGTGCTGCGGGCCTGGCTCGACCGCCCCGTCGACGCCACGCGGCCCGCCTTCCTCGCCACCGGAGGCCGGCCCCCGCTCGACAACGTCAGCGTGCTCGACCGGTACGACGCCGACGCGGCGGCGTGGGCGCGACGCACGGGCGGCTCGGTGGTCGAGGTCCACGCCTACGCCGTCGCGGACGGGGACGAGCCCGCGGTCCGGCGCGAGACCGAGCGCCGGTTGTGGCAGCGGCTGCGCGAGGTGTATCCCGAGACGAGGACGGCACGAGCCGTCGCGGAGCACTCGGTGTGGGACGCCGACTGCCCGCTCTTCGCGCCCGGCTCCTTCGGCGCCCGGCCGGGAGTGACCACACCCGTGCCCGGGGTGGTGCTGGCGGGCGACGGGATCCGCGTCGACCTGCCCGTGGCGTTGATGGAGCGGGCCGCCACGACCGGCTGGCTCGCGGCGAACCACCTGCTCGCCGGGTGGGGCACGGCCGGGCACGAGCTGGTCACCGTCCCGAGGCGGGGCCGCAACCGGGCTCTGCGGGCGCTCGCCGCCCGGTACCGTACCCGGCCCGGGGAGGGCGGCCGGGTCGCGGGCGAACACGTGCCGGTGTGA
- a CDS encoding class I SAM-dependent methyltransferase, whose translation MTAHTDLDRSVVPAAFDRAAAHYDRLVGLNPGYHAHLRAAARAARAAGPGARVLDVGCGTGASTRALLSTLVDPEIVAVDASPAMLALAERRPWPGSVRFVHSAVDDLPGAELESPFDVVFAAYLLRNVADPDATLATLRRLLRPGGTLVLHDYTLADRLRPRLVWTVVCWSVIIPAAWALSRDTGLYRYLWRSARQFDSPSRLRRRLLDAGYTDVHAHTVGGWQRDVLHTVTATVPRTVLRETP comes from the coding sequence ATGACGGCGCACACGGACCTCGACCGCTCCGTCGTCCCGGCCGCGTTCGACCGCGCCGCCGCGCACTACGACCGGCTGGTCGGCCTCAACCCCGGCTATCACGCCCACCTGCGCGCCGCGGCCCGCGCCGCCCGGGCCGCGGGCCCGGGTGCCCGGGTGCTGGACGTCGGCTGCGGCACGGGCGCGTCGACGCGGGCCCTGCTGTCCACGCTCGTCGATCCCGAGATCGTCGCCGTGGACGCCTCCCCCGCCATGCTCGCGCTCGCGGAGCGCAGACCGTGGCCCGGGTCGGTGCGGTTCGTGCACTCCGCGGTCGACGACCTGCCCGGAGCCGAGCTGGAGAGCCCGTTCGACGTCGTGTTCGCCGCCTACCTCCTGCGCAACGTCGCCGACCCGGACGCCACACTGGCGACGCTGCGGCGCCTGCTGCGCCCCGGCGGGACGCTCGTGCTGCACGACTACACACTCGCCGACCGGCTCCGTCCGCGTCTGGTGTGGACGGTCGTGTGCTGGTCGGTGATCATCCCGGCGGCGTGGGCGCTGAGCCGGGACACCGGGCTGTACCGCTATCTCTGGCGCAGTGCCAGGCAGTTCGACTCGCCGTCCCGGCTGCGCCGACGGCTGCTCGACGCCGGATACACCGACGTCCACGCGCACACCGTGGGCGGCTGGCAGCGCGACGTCCTGCACACCGTCACGGCCACCGTGCCGCGCACCGTCCTGAGGGAGACACCGTGA
- a CDS encoding lycopene cyclase domain-containing protein yields MTGIGYTLPAVVSVVVVVAAELAWLRTGLFRRRAYWITMAIVLAFQVPVDGWLTKLSAPVVVYDPTHFLGLRFPFDIPMEDFLFGFSLITATLLAWTAPERREHAS; encoded by the coding sequence ATGACCGGCATCGGGTACACGCTTCCCGCGGTGGTCTCGGTGGTCGTCGTGGTGGCCGCCGAGCTGGCGTGGTTGCGCACTGGCCTGTTCCGGCGCCGCGCGTACTGGATCACGATGGCGATCGTGCTCGCCTTCCAGGTGCCCGTGGACGGCTGGCTGACGAAGCTCTCCGCTCCCGTCGTCGTGTACGACCCCACGCATTTCCTCGGGCTGCGTTTCCCGTTCGACATCCCCATGGAGGACTTCCTGTTCGGGTTCAGCCTCATCACCGCGACGCTGCTCGCGTGGACGGCGCCGGAGCGGCGGGAGCACGCCTCATGA
- a CDS encoding lycopene cyclase domain-containing protein, which translates to MPTPPDAAAFPPDQWHYALALAACLAITLPLEFAGARVYRRPRRLARALAPALLFLAWDLLAVAGGVWEISPSYTLGVRVAPAFPIEEALFFVTIPLCTLLTFETVRRIRVGERV; encoded by the coding sequence ATGCCCACCCCGCCGGACGCCGCGGCATTCCCTCCGGACCAGTGGCACTACGCGCTGGCGCTGGCGGCCTGCCTCGCCATCACGCTTCCCCTGGAGTTCGCGGGCGCGCGGGTGTATCGCCGTCCGCGTCGCCTCGCGCGCGCGTTGGCGCCCGCGCTGTTGTTTCTGGCCTGGGATCTGCTCGCGGTCGCGGGCGGCGTGTGGGAGATCAGTCCGAGCTACACGCTGGGTGTGCGGGTCGCGCCCGCCTTCCCGATCGAGGAGGCGTTGTTCTTCGTGACGATCCCGCTGTGCACGCTGCTGACGTTCGAGACCGTGCGCCGGATCCGCGTGGGTGAACGCGTATGA
- a CDS encoding phytoene/squalene synthase family protein, whose product MLTHRFPAGGPPSVSALTRRELAAAQVVEPPLRAAYARCRELNAQHGRTYFLATRLLPAPRRPAVHALYGFARYADDLVDGDVGVREAEAGLAALDAALRPALADGHSDEPVLAALADTVARYGIEPDLFTRFLRSMRMDLTTTDYPTRAALSEYVHGSAEVIGLQLLPVLGTVCDPAEAAPHAAALGNAFQLTNFLRDVGEDLDRGRVYLPADELAAHGVDRDLLLWCRRVGHADPKVRRALADQVERTRGVYRRAWPGIPLLRPESRPCVAAAFTLYSRILDVIAEAGYDVFASRAVVGTSRRVALATGTMMRTWAGRPHRVPPLRHRLVVAEAADTTKGWR is encoded by the coding sequence GTGCTCACCCACCGCTTCCCCGCCGGCGGACCACCGTCGGTCAGCGCCCTGACCCGCCGTGAGTTGGCGGCGGCGCAGGTCGTCGAGCCACCGCTGCGGGCGGCGTACGCGCGGTGCCGCGAGCTCAACGCCCAGCACGGTCGGACGTACTTCCTCGCCACCCGGCTGCTGCCCGCACCGCGCCGACCGGCCGTGCACGCGCTGTACGGCTTCGCCCGGTACGCCGACGATCTCGTGGACGGCGACGTCGGCGTCCGCGAGGCGGAGGCCGGGCTCGCCGCCCTCGACGCGGCGCTGCGTCCCGCCCTCGCGGACGGTCACAGCGACGAGCCGGTCCTCGCGGCCCTGGCGGACACGGTCGCGCGCTACGGCATCGAGCCCGACCTCTTCACGCGGTTCCTGCGGTCGATGCGGATGGACCTGACGACGACCGACTACCCCACGCGCGCGGCGCTGTCGGAGTACGTGCACGGCTCGGCCGAGGTCATCGGTCTGCAACTGCTGCCCGTGCTGGGCACCGTGTGCGATCCCGCCGAGGCCGCGCCGCACGCCGCCGCGCTCGGCAACGCCTTCCAGCTCACCAACTTCCTCCGCGACGTGGGCGAGGACCTGGACCGGGGCCGCGTGTACCTGCCCGCCGACGAGCTGGCCGCCCACGGTGTGGACCGCGACCTCCTGCTGTGGTGCCGCAGGGTGGGCCACGCGGACCCGAAGGTGCGGCGGGCCCTGGCCGATCAGGTCGAGCGCACGCGCGGCGTGTACCGGCGGGCGTGGCCGGGGATTCCGCTGCTGCGGCCCGAGTCCCGGCCGTGCGTGGCGGCGGCGTTCACGCTGTACTCCCGCATCCTCGACGTCATCGCCGAGGCGGGTTACGACGTCTTCGCCTCGCGTGCTGTGGTGGGCACCTCCCGGCGCGTCGCCCTGGCCACCGGCACGATGATGCGCACGTGGGCCGGGCGGCCCCACCGGGTGCCGCCCCTGCGGCATCGGCTCGTGGTGGCGGAGGCGGCGGACACGACGAAGGGGTGGCGCTGA
- a CDS encoding SRPBCC family protein — protein sequence MSTVMKAVDVDVPLSTAYNQWTQFESFPEFMDGVERVQQIDDTHTHWVTRIGGITREFDATITEQHPDERVAWTSDSGPTHAGVITFHRLGPDRTRVTAQMDIDPDTFLEKVADKAGLLETRVDGDLHRFKQYIESRGRETGSWRGDVPPAPTSRS from the coding sequence GTGAGCACGGTGATGAAGGCCGTCGACGTGGACGTCCCACTGTCCACCGCCTACAACCAGTGGACCCAGTTCGAGTCGTTCCCCGAGTTCATGGACGGCGTCGAGCGCGTGCAGCAGATCGACGACACCCACACGCACTGGGTGACGCGGATCGGAGGCATCACGAGGGAGTTCGACGCGACCATCACCGAGCAGCACCCGGACGAGCGAGTGGCGTGGACCTCCGACTCGGGTCCGACCCATGCCGGCGTCATCACGTTCCACCGGCTCGGTCCGGACCGCACCAGGGTGACGGCACAGATGGACATCGACCCGGACACGTTCCTGGAGAAGGTCGCCGACAAGGCGGGCCTGCTCGAAACCCGGGTGGACGGCGACCTGCACCGGTTCAAGCAGTACATCGAGAGCCGCGGCCGCGAGACGGGCTCCTGGCGGGGTGACGTGCCGCCGGCTCCGACGTCGCGGTCGTAG